A single window of Streptomyces xanthii DNA harbors:
- a CDS encoding aldehyde dehydrogenase family protein, giving the protein MATTTLSTPAAPTTLKAGTSWDDAWRRCLAVAPEAFRDDRVLNLWQGGWQPDGLPLPATSPVDGRPVAGPPRLDAEAAHRAVRASLDQHRAWRHVPLPERRARVAATLDALAEHRELLALLLVWEIGKPWRLAMADVDRAVDGVRWYVDGIDTMLDGRTPLPGPVSNIASWNYPMSVLVHALLVQALAGNAVIAKTPTDGGVACLTLACALAAREGIPVTLVSGSGGQLSEALVRAPEIGCVSFVGGRDTGAAVATAVADLGKRHILEQEGLNTWGIWNHTDWAGLTAAIPKLFDYGKQRCTAYPRFVVQREAFDAFLDAYLPAVRTLRVGHPLAVADPSDPYPDLDFGPLINAAKAKELTDQVGEAIDRGAVPLHRASADPGRFLDGQDTSAYVHPVTLLGPPPSSPLHHAEPFGPVDTIVLVDTEAELLAAMNASNGALVATLSTDDPATFARLAPQIRAFKVGHGKARSRGDRDELFGGFGASWRGAFVGGELLVRAVTEGPAGERPPGNFPEYHLMP; this is encoded by the coding sequence ATGGCCACCACCACCCTCTCCACGCCCGCCGCCCCGACCACCCTGAAAGCTGGAACGTCCTGGGACGACGCCTGGCGGCGCTGCCTCGCCGTCGCCCCCGAGGCCTTCCGCGACGACCGCGTCCTCAACCTCTGGCAGGGCGGCTGGCAGCCCGACGGCCTGCCCCTGCCCGCCACCAGCCCGGTCGACGGCCGCCCCGTCGCCGGCCCTCCGCGCCTGGACGCCGAAGCCGCCCACCGCGCCGTCCGCGCCTCGCTCGACCAGCACCGCGCCTGGCGGCACGTCCCGCTGCCCGAGCGCCGGGCCCGCGTCGCCGCCACGCTCGACGCCCTCGCCGAACACCGCGAACTGCTCGCGCTGTTGCTGGTCTGGGAGATCGGCAAGCCCTGGCGCCTGGCCATGGCCGACGTCGACCGGGCCGTCGACGGCGTCCGCTGGTACGTGGACGGCATCGACACAATGCTCGACGGCCGCACCCCGCTGCCCGGCCCGGTGTCCAACATCGCGAGCTGGAACTATCCGATGAGCGTGCTCGTTCACGCATTGCTGGTACAGGCCCTCGCGGGCAATGCGGTGATCGCCAAGACCCCGACCGACGGCGGCGTCGCCTGCCTCACTCTGGCCTGCGCCCTCGCCGCCCGCGAGGGCATCCCCGTCACGCTCGTCAGCGGCAGCGGCGGCCAGCTGTCCGAGGCGCTCGTGCGGGCGCCGGAGATCGGCTGCGTCTCCTTCGTCGGCGGACGCGACACCGGCGCGGCCGTCGCGACGGCCGTCGCCGACCTCGGCAAGCGGCACATCCTCGAACAGGAAGGACTCAACACCTGGGGCATCTGGAACCACACGGACTGGGCCGGCCTGACGGCCGCGATCCCCAAGCTGTTCGACTACGGGAAGCAGCGCTGCACCGCCTACCCCCGGTTCGTCGTCCAGCGCGAGGCGTTCGACGCGTTCCTCGACGCGTACCTGCCCGCCGTGCGCACCCTGCGCGTCGGCCACCCCCTCGCGGTCGCGGACCCTTCCGACCCCTACCCGGACCTCGACTTCGGGCCGCTCATCAACGCCGCGAAGGCCAAGGAGCTCACCGACCAGGTCGGCGAGGCCATCGACCGCGGAGCCGTGCCGCTGCACCGGGCGAGCGCGGACCCCGGCCGATTCCTGGACGGCCAGGACACCAGCGCCTACGTCCACCCCGTCACGCTGCTCGGACCGCCGCCGTCCTCACCCCTGCACCACGCCGAACCCTTCGGCCCGGTCGACACCATCGTCCTGGTCGACACCGAGGCGGAGCTGCTCGCGGCCATGAACGCGTCGAACGGGGCGCTCGTGGCGACGCTCTCCACCGACGATCCAGCGACCTTCGCCCGGCTCGCCCCGCAGATCCGGGCGTTCAAGGTCGGGCACGGCAAGGCGCGCTCGCGCGGGGACCGGGACGAGCTGTTCGGCGGGTTCGGGGCGTCGTGGCGCGGCGCGTTCGTCGGCGGCGAGCTGCTCGTCCGGGCCGTCACCGAGGGCCCGGCCGGCGAACGCCCGCCCGGGAACTTCCCGGAATACCACCTGATGCCCTGA
- the sucD gene encoding succinate--CoA ligase subunit alpha produces MAIYLTKESKVLVQGMTGAEGMKHTRRMLAAGTDVVGGVNPRKAGSTVDFDDRAVPVFGSVAEGMRATGADVSVVFVPPAFAKAAVLEAADAGIPLAVVITEGIPVHDAVAFHAHARRQGTRVIGPNCPGLISPGQSNAGIIPADITKPGRIGLVSKSGTLTYQLMYELRDIGFTTCVGIGGDPVIGTTHIDCLEAFENDPETELVVLIGEIGGDAEERAAAYIRDHVTKPVVAYIAGFTAPEGKTMGHAGAIVSGSSGTARAKKEALEAVGVRVGATPTETARLVLDRLEAER; encoded by the coding sequence ATGGCCATCTATCTCACCAAAGAGAGCAAGGTCCTCGTCCAGGGGATGACCGGGGCCGAGGGCATGAAGCACACCCGGCGCATGCTGGCCGCGGGCACCGACGTGGTCGGCGGGGTCAACCCCCGCAAGGCCGGCAGCACCGTCGACTTCGACGACCGCGCCGTCCCCGTCTTCGGCAGCGTCGCCGAGGGCATGCGGGCCACCGGAGCCGACGTCAGCGTCGTCTTCGTCCCGCCCGCCTTCGCCAAGGCCGCCGTCCTCGAAGCGGCCGACGCGGGCATCCCGCTCGCCGTCGTCATCACCGAAGGCATCCCCGTCCACGACGCCGTCGCCTTCCACGCCCACGCGCGCCGCCAGGGCACCCGCGTCATCGGCCCCAACTGCCCCGGCCTGATCAGCCCGGGACAGTCCAACGCCGGCATCATCCCGGCCGACATCACCAAGCCCGGCCGCATCGGCCTCGTCTCCAAGTCGGGCACGCTCACCTACCAACTCATGTACGAGCTGCGCGACATCGGTTTCACCACCTGCGTGGGCATCGGCGGAGACCCCGTCATCGGCACCACCCACATCGACTGCCTCGAAGCCTTCGAGAACGATCCGGAGACCGAACTCGTCGTGCTCATCGGCGAGATCGGCGGCGACGCCGAGGAACGGGCCGCGGCGTACATACGCGACCACGTCACCAAGCCCGTCGTCGCCTACATCGCCGGGTTCACCGCGCCCGAGGGCAAGACCATGGGCCACGCCGGCGCGATCGTCTCCGGCTCGTCCGGCACCGCCCGGGCCAAGAAGGAGGCCCTGGAGGCGGTCGGCGTCCGCGTCGGCGCGACGCCGACCGAGACCGCCCGCCTGGTCCTCGACCGGCTCGAAGCCGAGCGCTGA
- the sucC gene encoding ADP-forming succinate--CoA ligase subunit beta: MDLYEHQARELFEEHGILVPRAEVTTSAKGAREIARRLGGRVVVKAQVKTGGRGKAGGVKLAADPAAAELTARQILGMDIKGHTVHSVMLAQPVDIETEFYVSYVLDRAAGTFLAIASAEGGMDIEEVAATRPDAVARIPVDPAEGVTGAKAAEIAEAAGLPAQTADVLVRLWGVLTREDAVLVEVNPLVRTAQGQILALDGKVTLDDNARFRRERWGASEAAHEGPLEAEAASKGLNYVKLDGEVGIIGNGAGLVMSTLDVVAGCGARPANFLDIGGGASAQTMADGLNVILSDPAVRSVFVNVFGGITACDAVADGIVKALDTVRLTKPLVVRLDGNNAARGRAILDERAHPLVQQATTMDGAAQHAADLAVSH, from the coding sequence ATGGACCTGTACGAACACCAGGCAAGGGAACTCTTCGAGGAACACGGCATCTTGGTGCCCCGGGCCGAGGTCACCACGTCCGCCAAGGGGGCCCGGGAGATCGCCCGCAGGCTCGGCGGCCGCGTCGTCGTCAAGGCGCAGGTGAAGACCGGCGGCCGTGGCAAGGCGGGTGGCGTCAAGCTCGCCGCCGACCCGGCCGCCGCCGAACTCACGGCACGTCAGATCCTCGGCATGGACATCAAGGGCCACACCGTGCACAGCGTCATGCTGGCCCAACCCGTCGACATAGAGACAGAGTTCTATGTCTCCTACGTGCTCGACCGCGCGGCCGGCACCTTCCTCGCCATCGCCTCCGCCGAGGGCGGCATGGACATCGAGGAGGTGGCCGCGACCCGGCCCGACGCCGTCGCCCGTATCCCCGTCGACCCCGCGGAGGGCGTGACCGGCGCCAAGGCCGCCGAGATCGCCGAGGCGGCCGGACTGCCGGCACAGACCGCCGACGTCCTCGTGCGGCTGTGGGGCGTCCTCACCCGCGAGGACGCCGTCCTCGTCGAGGTGAACCCCCTCGTGCGCACCGCGCAGGGGCAGATCCTCGCGCTCGACGGCAAGGTCACCCTCGACGACAACGCCCGCTTCCGGCGCGAACGCTGGGGTGCGAGCGAAGCCGCCCACGAGGGCCCCCTCGAGGCCGAGGCGGCGTCCAAAGGCCTCAACTACGTGAAGCTCGACGGCGAGGTCGGCATCATCGGCAACGGCGCGGGCCTCGTCATGTCCACCCTCGACGTCGTCGCCGGCTGCGGCGCACGCCCCGCCAATTTCCTCGACATCGGCGGCGGCGCCTCCGCCCAGACCATGGCCGACGGCCTCAACGTCATCCTCTCCGACCCCGCCGTCCGGTCCGTCTTCGTCAACGTCTTCGGCGGCATCACCGCCTGCGACGCCGTCGCCGACGGCATCGTCAAGGCCCTCGACACCGTCCGCCTCACCAAACCGCTCGTCGTCCGCCTCGACGGCAACAACGCCGCCCGAGGCCGCGCCATCCTCGACGAGCGCGCCCACCCCCTCGTCCAGCAGGCCACGACCATGGACGGCGCCGCACAGCACGCCGCGGACCTGGCCGTCTCCCACTAA
- a CDS encoding thiamine pyrophosphate-binding protein, with translation MPQSNADNGQEQISGGHLVAKALKAEGVEVIYTLCGGHIIDIYDGCVDEGIEVVDVRHEQVAAHAADGYARLTGKPGCAVVTAGPGTTDAVTGVANAFRAESPMLLIGGQGAHTQHKMGSLQDLPHVDMMTPITKFAATVPDTARAADMVSMAFRECYHGAPGPSFLEIPRDVLDAKVPVEKARVPEAGRYRASTRSAGDPDAIEKLADLLVHSEKPAILLGGQVWTTRATESAIQLVRTLNVPAYMNGAGRGTLPPGDPHHFQLSRRYAFSNADLIIIVGTPFDFRMGYGKRLSPDATVVQIDLDYRTVGKNRDIDLGIVGDANLVLKQVTEAASGRVNGGAAKRKEWLDELRAAEQAALEKRLPNLRSDASPIHPYRLVSEINDFLTEDSIYIGDGGDIVTFSGQVVQPKSPGHWMDPGPLGTLGVGIPFVLAAKQARPAKEVVALFGDGAFSLTGWDFETLVRYDLPFVGIVGNNSSMNQIRYGQKAKYGEERERVGNTLGDVHYDKFAQMLGGYGEEVRDPADIGPALRRARESGKPSLINVWVDPDAYAPGTMNQTMYK, from the coding sequence ATGCCCCAGTCCAATGCGGACAACGGCCAGGAGCAGATCTCAGGTGGGCATCTGGTCGCCAAGGCACTCAAGGCGGAGGGTGTGGAGGTCATCTACACCCTCTGCGGCGGCCACATCATCGACATCTACGACGGCTGCGTCGACGAGGGCATCGAAGTCGTCGACGTACGTCACGAGCAGGTCGCCGCGCACGCCGCCGACGGTTACGCGCGGCTGACCGGCAAGCCCGGCTGCGCCGTGGTGACGGCGGGACCGGGCACCACGGACGCCGTCACCGGTGTCGCCAACGCCTTCCGGGCCGAGTCACCGATGCTGCTCATCGGCGGCCAGGGCGCCCACACACAGCACAAGATGGGGTCGCTGCAGGACCTGCCGCACGTCGACATGATGACGCCCATCACCAAGTTCGCCGCGACCGTGCCGGACACCGCGCGGGCGGCCGACATGGTGTCCATGGCGTTCCGCGAGTGCTACCACGGGGCTCCCGGTCCGTCCTTCCTGGAGATCCCGCGCGACGTCCTGGACGCCAAGGTGCCCGTCGAGAAGGCGCGCGTGCCCGAGGCCGGCCGCTATCGCGCCTCCACGCGCTCGGCCGGCGACCCCGACGCGATCGAGAAGCTCGCCGACCTGCTGGTCCACTCGGAGAAGCCGGCGATCCTGCTCGGCGGCCAGGTGTGGACGACCCGCGCCACCGAGTCGGCCATCCAGCTGGTGCGCACCCTCAACGTGCCCGCCTACATGAACGGCGCCGGACGAGGCACCCTGCCGCCCGGCGACCCGCACCACTTCCAGCTGTCGCGCCGCTACGCGTTCTCCAACGCGGACCTCATCATCATCGTCGGCACGCCCTTCGACTTCCGCATGGGCTACGGCAAGCGGCTCTCCCCCGACGCGACCGTGGTGCAGATCGACCTCGACTACCGCACGGTCGGCAAGAACCGCGACATCGACCTCGGCATCGTCGGCGACGCGAACCTCGTCCTCAAGCAGGTCACCGAGGCCGCCTCCGGGCGCGTCAACGGGGGCGCGGCCAAGCGCAAGGAGTGGCTCGACGAGCTGCGCGCCGCCGAGCAGGCGGCTCTGGAGAAGCGGCTGCCGAACCTGCGCTCCGACGCCTCCCCCATCCACCCGTACCGGCTCGTCAGCGAGATCAACGACTTCCTGACCGAGGACTCGATCTACATCGGCGACGGCGGCGACATCGTCACCTTCTCCGGCCAGGTCGTACAGCCCAAGTCGCCCGGCCACTGGATGGACCCGGGACCGCTCGGCACCCTCGGCGTCGGCATCCCCTTCGTGCTCGCGGCCAAGCAGGCACGGCCCGCCAAGGAGGTCGTGGCGCTCTTCGGCGACGGCGCGTTCTCCCTGACCGGCTGGGACTTCGAGACGCTGGTGCGCTACGACCTCCCCTTCGTCGGCATCGTCGGCAACAACTCCTCGATGAACCAGATCCGGTACGGCCAGAAGGCCAAGTACGGCGAGGAGCGCGAGCGCGTCGGCAACACCCTCGGGGACGTCCACTACGACAAGTTCGCCCAGATGCTGGGCGGTTACGGCGAGGAGGTCCGCGACCCCGCCGACATCGGCCCGGCCCTGCGCCGCGCCCGCGAGTCCGGCAAGCCGTCCCTCATCAACGTGTGGGTCGATCCGGACGCGTACGCCCCCGGAACCATGAACCAGACCATGTACAAGTAG
- the frc gene encoding formyl-CoA transferase has product MTSATKALEGIRVLDMTHVQSGPSATQILAWLGADVVKLEAPSGDITRKQLRDLPDVDSLYFTMLNCNKRSITLNTKSERGKELLTELIRRSDVMVENFGPGAVDRMGFTWDRIQEINPRIVYASIKGFGEGPYTNFKAYEVVAQAMGGSMATTGFEDGPPLATGAQIGDSGTGIHAVAGILAALFQRESTGRGQRVNVAMQHAVLNLCRVKLRDQQRLAHGPLAEYPNEDFGDEVPRSGNASGGGQPGWAVKCAPGGPNDYVYVIVQPVGWQPLSALIGRPELADDPEWATPESRLPKLNKMFQLIEEWSSTLPKWEVLEKLNAHNIPCGPILSTKEIIEDASLVANDMVVEVPHPQRGSFTTVGSPLKLSDSPVDITSSPLLGEHNEEVFVGELGLGDEELRLLKSNGVI; this is encoded by the coding sequence ATGACATCTGCGACCAAGGCTCTCGAAGGCATCCGCGTCCTCGACATGACCCACGTCCAGTCGGGCCCCTCCGCCACCCAGATCCTCGCGTGGCTCGGCGCCGACGTGGTCAAGCTGGAGGCGCCGTCCGGCGACATCACGCGCAAGCAGCTGCGTGACCTCCCCGACGTCGACTCCCTCTACTTCACGATGCTCAACTGCAACAAGCGGAGCATCACCCTCAACACCAAGTCGGAGCGCGGCAAGGAGCTGCTCACCGAGCTGATCCGCCGCTCCGACGTGATGGTCGAGAACTTCGGCCCCGGCGCCGTCGACCGCATGGGCTTCACCTGGGACCGCATCCAGGAGATCAACCCGCGCATCGTCTACGCCTCCATCAAGGGCTTCGGCGAGGGCCCGTACACCAACTTCAAGGCGTACGAGGTCGTCGCGCAGGCCATGGGCGGCTCCATGGCGACCACCGGCTTCGAGGACGGACCGCCGCTCGCGACCGGCGCCCAGATCGGTGACTCCGGCACCGGCATCCACGCCGTCGCCGGCATCCTGGCCGCCCTCTTCCAGCGGGAGAGCACCGGGCGCGGCCAGCGGGTCAACGTGGCCATGCAGCACGCCGTACTGAACCTGTGCCGGGTCAAGCTGCGCGACCAGCAGCGTCTCGCGCACGGCCCGCTGGCCGAGTACCCGAACGAGGACTTCGGCGACGAGGTGCCGCGCTCGGGCAACGCCTCCGGCGGCGGCCAGCCCGGCTGGGCCGTCAAGTGTGCGCCGGGCGGCCCGAACGACTATGTGTACGTCATCGTGCAGCCCGTGGGCTGGCAGCCGCTGAGCGCCCTCATAGGACGCCCGGAACTCGCCGACGACCCCGAGTGGGCGACGCCCGAGTCCCGGCTGCCGAAGCTCAACAAGATGTTCCAGCTCATCGAGGAGTGGTCCTCGACGCTCCCCAAGTGGGAGGTCCTGGAGAAGCTCAACGCGCACAACATCCCGTGCGGCCCGATCCTCTCCACCAAGGAGATCATCGAGGACGCCTCCCTCGTGGCGAACGACATGGTCGTCGAGGTCCCGCACCCGCAGCGCGGCTCCTTCACGACCGTCGGCTCCCCGCTCAAGCTCTCCGACTCCCCCGTGGACATCACCAGTTCGCCCCTTCTCGGTGAGCACAACGAGGAGGTCTTCGTCGGCGAACTCGGCCTCGGGGACGAGGAACTGCGTCTGCTCAAGTCGAACGGAGTGATCTGA
- a CDS encoding acetate--CoA ligase family protein, translating to MAEDRTLTVRALLDTVRAEGRTALTAPEGKVIADAYGIAVPGEELATDVDAAVAAAARFGKPVVLKIVSPDILHKTDAGGVVVGVEGAAAVREAFCRIVKNARAYAPDARVEGVQVQELLPTGADSQEVIVGAVTDPTFGKVVAFGLGGVLVEVLKDVTFRLAPVDPDEALGMLDSIGAAEVLRGVRGARGVDRWALAEQIRRVSQLVTDFPEIAEVDLNPVIATPEGAVAADIRVILAEGAPRQRRTYTREQILASMKRLMQPRSVAVIGASNEQGKIGNSVMRNLIDGGFSGEIHPVNPKADDILGRKAYKSVTDVPGEVDVAVFAIPAKFVAAALEEVGRKGIPNAVLIPSGFAETGEHELQAEIVAIAERHGVRLLGPNIYGYYSTWQDLCATFCTPYDVKGGVALTSQSGGIGMAILGFARTTKTGVSAIVGLGNKSDLDEDDLLTWFGEDPNTQCIAMHLEDLKDGRAFVEAARATVPKKPVVVLKAGRTAAGAKAAGSHTGALAGDDAVYDDILRQAGVIRAPGLNDMLEYARALPVLPTPQGDNVVIITGAGGSGVLLSDAVTDNGLRLMEIPDDLDAAFRQFIPPFGAAGNPVDITGGEPPSTYEATIRLGLEDPRIHALVLGYWHTIVTPPMVFAEVTARVVEEFRERGIEKPVVASLAGDVEVEEACQYLFDRGVVAYPYTTEKPVAVLGAKYRWARAAGLLGGGR from the coding sequence ATGGCCGAGGACCGGACGCTGACGGTGCGGGCGCTGCTCGACACCGTGCGGGCCGAGGGGCGCACGGCGCTCACCGCTCCGGAGGGGAAGGTGATCGCCGACGCGTACGGGATCGCCGTCCCCGGTGAGGAGCTGGCGACGGACGTGGACGCGGCCGTCGCGGCGGCGGCCCGCTTCGGCAAGCCCGTCGTGCTGAAGATCGTCTCCCCCGACATCCTGCACAAGACCGACGCCGGCGGTGTCGTGGTCGGTGTGGAGGGCGCGGCCGCGGTACGCGAGGCGTTCTGCCGGATCGTGAAGAACGCGCGGGCCTACGCGCCGGACGCCCGTGTCGAGGGCGTCCAGGTGCAGGAGCTGCTGCCGACGGGGGCCGACTCGCAGGAGGTCATCGTCGGGGCCGTCACCGACCCCACCTTCGGCAAGGTCGTCGCCTTCGGGCTGGGCGGCGTGCTCGTGGAGGTGCTGAAGGACGTCACCTTCCGGCTCGCACCCGTGGACCCCGACGAGGCGCTCGGGATGCTGGACTCCATCGGCGCGGCGGAGGTGCTGCGCGGGGTGCGGGGCGCCCGGGGCGTGGACCGGTGGGCGCTCGCCGAGCAGATCCGGCGGGTCTCCCAACTGGTCACGGACTTCCCGGAGATCGCGGAGGTGGACCTCAACCCGGTGATCGCCACGCCGGAGGGCGCCGTCGCAGCGGACATCCGGGTGATCCTCGCCGAGGGCGCGCCCCGGCAGCGCCGCACGTACACGCGCGAGCAGATCCTGGCGTCCATGAAGCGGCTCATGCAGCCGCGCTCGGTGGCCGTGATCGGCGCGTCCAACGAACAGGGCAAGATCGGCAACTCGGTGATGCGCAACCTCATCGACGGCGGGTTCTCCGGTGAGATCCATCCGGTGAACCCCAAGGCCGATGACATTCTGGGCCGCAAGGCGTACAAGAGTGTCACGGACGTGCCCGGTGAGGTGGATGTGGCGGTCTTCGCGATCCCCGCCAAGTTCGTGGCCGCGGCCTTGGAGGAGGTGGGGCGCAAGGGCATACCGAACGCGGTGCTGATCCCGTCCGGCTTCGCCGAGACCGGCGAGCACGAACTCCAGGCGGAGATCGTGGCCATCGCCGAACGCCACGGGGTGCGCCTGCTCGGCCCGAACATCTACGGCTACTACTCGACGTGGCAGGACCTGTGCGCCACGTTCTGCACGCCGTACGACGTGAAGGGCGGGGTGGCGCTGACCTCGCAGTCCGGCGGCATCGGGATGGCGATCCTGGGCTTCGCGCGGACGACGAAGACGGGCGTCTCGGCGATCGTCGGGCTCGGCAACAAGTCGGACCTGGACGAGGACGACCTGCTCACCTGGTTCGGCGAGGACCCCAACACGCAGTGCATCGCCATGCACCTGGAGGACCTCAAGGACGGGCGCGCCTTCGTGGAGGCCGCGCGTGCGACCGTCCCCAAGAAGCCCGTCGTCGTGCTCAAGGCCGGACGCACGGCCGCCGGCGCGAAGGCCGCCGGCTCGCACACCGGCGCGCTGGCGGGCGACGACGCCGTGTACGACGACATCCTGCGGCAGGCCGGCGTCATCCGGGCCCCGGGCCTGAACGACATGCTGGAGTACGCGCGGGCCCTGCCCGTGCTGCCGACGCCGCAGGGCGACAACGTCGTGATCATCACGGGGGCGGGCGGCTCGGGCGTGCTGCTCTCGGACGCGGTGACCGACAACGGGCTGCGGCTGATGGAGATCCCGGACGACCTCGACGCGGCTTTCCGGCAGTTCATCCCGCCGTTCGGAGCCGCGGGCAACCCCGTGGACATCACGGGCGGCGAGCCGCCGTCGACGTACGAGGCGACGATCCGCCTCGGGCTCGAGGACCCGCGCATCCACGCACTCGTGCTGGGCTACTGGCACACCATCGTCACCCCTCCCATGGTCTTCGCGGAGGTAACGGCCCGCGTCGTCGAGGAGTTCCGCGAGCGCGGGATCGAGAAGCCGGTCGTCGCGTCGCTGGCCGGGGACGTCGAGGTCGAGGAGGCGTGCCAGTATCTCTTCGACCGCGGGGTGGTCGCGTACCCGTACACGACCGAGAAGCCGGTCGCGGTGCTCGGGGCCAAGTACCGGTGGGCCCGTGCGGCAGGGCTGTTGGGGGGCGGTCGATGA
- a CDS encoding OFA family MFS transporter, whose protein sequence is MTATELSSSVPYREVTDANGRVYRVGERDIDIMGRKRKWMVILPWVGMMGISSAEYAFASAEDTLHTAHSWNSQHIFWMMTVWVFFQAAVAFPAGRLRESGRLPARWAMMLGALGTLLGYLSLAYAPHVVFAYIGFSVFSGMGAGMVYATCVNMVGKWYPERRGGKTGFVNGGFAYGSVPFVFLFTGFMDLTNFRWVLVSVGLLLATMVATAGFFFRDPPKNWWPAEIDPLHPPEDPRARRSLQKNPPAVKQYTPMEAWRTGRVALMWFCLACTSGVNIFGIAFQVDIGKEAGFAGGIVATAMSLKAVVNGTGRGVIGWLSDRYGRKQCLLAVCVILGAAQFGILWSAQEQHLAFFLIFSAISGFGGGAIFPMFAALTADYFGENNNATNYGMVYSSKLVSGLGAGMGSMVVAAWGHSGAFILAGCISFFAGIVAIFLSPPGRPKSRDVRPNPQPLGEEMA, encoded by the coding sequence ATGACCGCAACCGAACTGTCAAGTTCCGTCCCTTACAGGGAGGTGACGGACGCCAACGGCCGGGTCTACCGGGTTGGCGAGCGCGACATCGACATCATGGGGCGCAAGCGCAAGTGGATGGTGATCCTGCCCTGGGTGGGCATGATGGGGATCTCTTCCGCCGAGTACGCGTTCGCGTCCGCAGAGGACACTCTGCACACCGCGCACAGCTGGAACAGTCAGCACATCTTCTGGATGATGACGGTCTGGGTCTTCTTCCAGGCCGCGGTCGCCTTCCCGGCGGGAAGGCTGCGTGAGAGCGGCAGGCTGCCGGCCCGCTGGGCCATGATGCTCGGCGCGCTGGGCACGCTGCTCGGCTATCTGTCCCTCGCCTACGCGCCGCACGTCGTGTTCGCCTACATAGGCTTCAGCGTCTTCAGCGGCATGGGCGCCGGCATGGTGTACGCCACGTGCGTCAACATGGTCGGCAAGTGGTATCCGGAGCGCAGGGGCGGCAAGACGGGCTTCGTGAACGGCGGATTCGCCTACGGCTCCGTGCCGTTCGTGTTCCTGTTCACCGGCTTCATGGACCTGACCAACTTCCGCTGGGTGCTGGTCTCCGTGGGTCTGCTCCTGGCCACGATGGTCGCGACCGCCGGCTTCTTCTTCCGGGACCCGCCGAAGAACTGGTGGCCCGCCGAGATCGACCCGCTGCATCCCCCGGAGGACCCGCGGGCCCGGCGTTCACTGCAGAAGAACCCTCCGGCGGTGAAGCAGTACACCCCCATGGAGGCGTGGCGGACGGGCCGGGTCGCCCTGATGTGGTTCTGCCTGGCGTGTACCTCCGGCGTGAACATCTTCGGCATCGCCTTCCAGGTGGACATCGGAAAGGAGGCCGGTTTCGCGGGCGGGATCGTGGCGACCGCGATGTCGCTCAAGGCGGTCGTCAACGGCACCGGGCGCGGTGTCATCGGCTGGCTGTCCGACCGGTACGGCCGCAAGCAGTGTCTGCTCGCGGTCTGCGTCATTCTGGGCGCCGCCCAGTTCGGCATTCTCTGGTCGGCGCAGGAGCAGCACCTTGCGTTCTTCCTGATCTTCTCCGCGATCTCCGGGTTCGGCGGCGGTGCCATCTTCCCGATGTTCGCGGCGCTCACCGCCGACTACTTCGGTGAGAACAACAACGCGACGAACTACGGGATGGTCTACAGCTCCAAGCTCGTCTCCGGTCTGGGTGCGGGCATGGGCTCGATGGTCGTCGCGGCGTGGGGGCATTCGGGTGCCTTCATCCTGGCCGGCTGCATCTCGTTCTTCGCGGGAATCGTCGCGATCTTCCTGTCGCCGCCCGGGCGGCCCAAGTCCCGTGACGTCCGCCCCAATCCGCAACCGCTCGGTGAGGAGATGGCCTGA